The Caulobacter sp. FWC26 genome contains a region encoding:
- the pseH gene encoding UDP-4-amino-4,6-dideoxy-N-acetyl-beta-L-altrosamine N-acetyltransferase — protein MIELRDLLDEDEALLFQWRSEPEVDRWMSDADLPSREAHAAWFRALKLDPDMRGWMITRGGVPMGLLTLTGLTSHHRRASWNWFLGSAEARGRGVGRAAQVLGLDRAFLDLGLHKVFAEVMADNDAALKAQSAAGFRREGYLRGHVLKDGRPCDVVLLGILASEWGELREEARRALSDAHLIAG, from the coding sequence ATGATCGAACTGCGCGACTTGTTGGACGAGGACGAAGCGCTCCTCTTTCAGTGGCGATCCGAGCCCGAGGTCGACCGTTGGATGTCCGACGCCGATCTTCCGAGCCGGGAAGCCCACGCCGCTTGGTTCCGGGCGCTGAAGCTCGATCCCGACATGCGGGGCTGGATGATCACGCGCGGCGGAGTCCCTATGGGGCTGCTGACGCTGACGGGTCTGACTAGCCATCATCGGCGCGCCAGTTGGAACTGGTTCCTGGGGTCGGCTGAAGCGCGGGGCAGGGGCGTGGGGCGCGCCGCTCAGGTGCTTGGACTGGATCGCGCCTTCCTCGATCTTGGATTGCACAAAGTCTTCGCCGAGGTGATGGCGGACAATGACGCGGCGCTGAAAGCGCAGTCCGCAGCAGGCTTCAGACGTGAAGGCTATCTACGCGGCCACGTCCTGAAAGACGGCCGTCCCTGCGACGTGGTCTTGCTCGGGATCCTCGCGTCCGAGTGGGGCGAACTCCGCGAAGAGGCCCGCCGGGCGCTTTCCGACGCTCACCTTATCGCCGGTTAA
- a CDS encoding GNAT family N-acetyltransferase translates to MTARIARLGASPGDAHAIADLHTRSRQVAYRGLYGDYYLDHQLPAISRAVWRERFETYAPGADLILAAMEDAAPIALAYASFRLNPEVGLLVDNLHVAPERKGEGLGSRLLSEVARWLCDEHAGSPLHLEVYASNAAALGFYERKGGVEVARYRETPPGGHEVEVARFRWSRPRDLIP, encoded by the coding sequence ATGACCGCGCGGATCGCCCGACTCGGAGCCTCGCCGGGCGACGCCCATGCGATCGCCGATCTGCATACGCGCAGCCGTCAGGTCGCCTATCGCGGTCTCTACGGCGATTACTATCTGGATCATCAGCTCCCAGCGATCTCACGCGCCGTCTGGCGGGAACGCTTCGAAACCTACGCACCTGGCGCTGACCTGATCCTGGCCGCGATGGAGGACGCCGCGCCAATCGCCCTGGCCTATGCCTCCTTCCGCCTCAATCCCGAAGTAGGTCTGCTCGTCGACAATCTGCACGTCGCGCCGGAGCGAAAGGGCGAGGGTCTGGGCTCACGCCTTCTATCCGAAGTGGCGCGCTGGCTGTGCGATGAGCACGCGGGCTCGCCTCTGCACCTGGAAGTCTATGCGTCAAACGCAGCCGCGCTCGGCTTTTATGAGCGCAAGGGCGGCGTGGAGGTGGCGCGCTATCGCGAGACTCCTCCCGGCGGACATGAAGTCGAGGTAGCTCGCTTCAGATGGTCGCGGCCGCGAGACCTGATTCCATAG
- the ssb gene encoding single-stranded DNA-binding protein: protein MAGSVNKVILVGNLGADPEIRSLGSGDRVANLRIATSETWRDRNSGERKEKTEWHRVVIFNDNLVKVAEQYLRKGSTVYIEGALQTRKWTDNTGQEKYSTEIVLQKFRGELTMLGGRGGADSGMSSGGDDGYGGGYSGGGSSFGGGQRSQPSGPRESFSADLDDEIPF from the coding sequence ATGGCGGGCAGCGTCAACAAGGTCATTCTGGTCGGCAATCTCGGCGCCGATCCCGAAATCCGCAGCCTGGGTTCGGGCGACCGCGTCGCCAACCTGCGGATCGCCACGTCGGAAACCTGGCGCGACCGCAACAGCGGCGAGCGCAAGGAAAAGACCGAATGGCACCGGGTCGTGATCTTCAACGACAACCTCGTCAAGGTTGCCGAGCAGTACCTGCGCAAGGGCTCGACGGTGTATATCGAGGGCGCGCTGCAGACCCGCAAATGGACCGACAACACCGGTCAGGAAAAGTACTCGACCGAGATTGTGCTGCAAAAGTTCCGTGGCGAACTGACCATGCTGGGCGGTCGCGGCGGCGCCGATTCCGGAATGTCCTCCGGCGGTGATGACGGCTACGGCGGCGGCTACTCCGGCGGCGGCTCCAGCTTCGGCGGCGGCCAGCGCAGCCAGCCCAGCGGCCCGCGCGAGAGCTTCTCGGCCGACCTGGATGACGAGATCCCGTTCTAG
- a CDS encoding flagellin — MTLSVNTNQPALIALQNLNRTNDDMQAVQTRINTGESISTAKDNAAVWSIAQSQRADMSALGAVKMSLDRATSIADVALAAGESVSDLLKLMREKVVAAKDSSLTTTSRQALNADFQGLIKNLAQVIRSATFDGANLLDGSQAADMTFLADADAGQSITLTLQNLSLGGTINTLTATDDILDTTNAGAVLTRLDATLSAVNQAVGNIGTQAKQIDAHNTFVSKLNDVLETGVGNLVDADLAKESARLQALQVKQQLGAQALSIANGAPQIILSLFKGQ, encoded by the coding sequence GACATGCAGGCGGTGCAGACCCGTATCAACACGGGCGAGTCCATCTCCACCGCCAAGGACAACGCCGCCGTCTGGTCGATCGCTCAATCGCAGCGCGCCGACATGAGCGCGCTGGGCGCCGTCAAGATGAGCCTGGATCGCGCGACCTCGATCGCTGACGTGGCCCTTGCGGCCGGCGAGTCGGTTTCCGACCTGCTCAAACTGATGCGCGAAAAGGTGGTGGCCGCGAAGGACAGCTCGCTGACCACGACGTCGCGTCAGGCTCTGAACGCCGACTTCCAGGGGCTCATCAAGAACCTAGCTCAGGTGATCCGAAGCGCGACGTTTGACGGCGCAAACCTGCTGGACGGCAGTCAGGCCGCCGATATGACGTTCCTCGCGGACGCCGACGCCGGCCAGTCGATCACTCTGACTCTCCAGAACCTCTCGCTGGGCGGGACGATCAACACCCTCACCGCCACCGACGATATTCTCGACACGACCAACGCCGGAGCGGTCCTGACGCGACTCGATGCGACCTTGAGCGCGGTGAACCAGGCGGTCGGCAACATCGGCACCCAGGCCAAGCAGATTGACGCTCATAATACGTTCGTCTCGAAGCTGAACGACGTGCTCGAGACCGGTGTCGGCAACCTTGTGGACGCCGACCTAGCCAAAGAAAGCGCGCGTCTGCAGGCGCTGCAGGTCAAGCAGCAACTCGGCGCGCAGGCCCTGTCGATCGCCAACGGCGCGCCGCAGATCATCCTGTCGCTGTTCAAGGGGCAGTAG
- the ppdK gene encoding pyruvate, phosphate dikinase, whose protein sequence is MPVETLTKARWVYAFGGGGADGDASMKNLLGGKGANLAEMSALGLPVPPGFTITTEACVHYYANGKQYPTELAEQVQAGLARIEELTNKKFGDVTNPLLVSVRSGARASMPGMMDTVLNLGLNDETVEGLAKLSGDRRFAYDSYRRFIQMYSNVVLNLEHHMFEEILDDHKDRLDVHVDTGLTADDWAAVIKDYKAAVREQLGKPFPQDAQEQLWGAVGAVFASWMNDRAKFYRRMHDIPESWGTAVNIQSMVFGNMGETSATGVAFTRNPSNGDNRLYGEFLINAQGEDVVAGIRTPQSLTKAAREEMGDVAPSMEEAMPEVFGQFKTVVETLERHYRDMQDIEFTVEQGKLYMLQTRNGKRTAKAALKIAVDMAAEGVISKSEAVGRVEPASLDQLLHPTIDPSAHRDVIAKGLPASPGAATGKIVFDSDAAEKAAANGESVILVREETSPEDIHGMHAARGIITARGGMTSHAAVVARGMGRACVSGAGDVAIFEKEGLFRVRGREFKAGEIITIDGSTGDILAGAPKMIEPELTGDFATLMGWADEVRRLKVRANAETPLDAKTARQFGAEGIGLCRTEHMFFDDTRIAAVREMILADDEKGRRAALAKIAPFQKADFVELFTIMEGLPVTIRLLDPPLHEFLPHTEEDVQAVAQATGLDAAKLMRRAKELHETNPMLGHRGCRLGVSYPEIYEMQVRAILEAACEIAKSGKAAPVPEIMHPLVAKGEEMKYLRDLTDRVAKAVLEEQGVALEYTVGTMIELPRAALRAGDLAANAEFFSFGTNDLTQTTFGISRDDAGKFLNAYIEKGIFDKDPFVSLDQDGVGDLIRIAAERGRAARPDVKLGICGEHGGDPASIGFCEKVGLDYVSCSPYRVPIARLAAAQAALANKG, encoded by the coding sequence ATGCCGGTTGAGACGCTGACCAAGGCCCGTTGGGTTTATGCATTCGGCGGAGGCGGCGCTGACGGCGACGCCTCGATGAAGAACCTCCTGGGCGGCAAGGGCGCCAATCTGGCGGAGATGTCGGCGCTGGGTTTGCCGGTGCCGCCTGGCTTTACGATCACGACCGAAGCCTGCGTTCACTACTACGCCAACGGCAAGCAATACCCGACCGAACTGGCCGAGCAGGTCCAGGCGGGGCTCGCCCGGATCGAAGAGCTCACCAACAAGAAGTTCGGCGACGTGACCAACCCGCTGCTGGTGTCGGTGCGTTCGGGCGCGCGCGCCTCGATGCCGGGCATGATGGACACAGTGCTGAACCTGGGCCTCAACGACGAGACCGTCGAGGGCCTGGCCAAGCTGTCGGGCGACCGCCGCTTCGCCTATGACAGCTACCGCCGCTTTATCCAGATGTACTCGAACGTCGTGCTCAATCTGGAGCACCATATGTTCGAGGAGATCCTCGACGACCATAAGGATCGTCTGGACGTCCATGTCGACACCGGCCTCACCGCCGACGACTGGGCCGCGGTGATCAAGGACTACAAGGCCGCCGTCCGCGAGCAGCTGGGCAAGCCGTTCCCGCAGGACGCCCAGGAGCAGCTGTGGGGCGCGGTGGGCGCCGTGTTCGCCAGCTGGATGAACGACCGCGCCAAGTTCTATCGCCGCATGCACGACATCCCGGAAAGCTGGGGCACGGCCGTCAACATCCAGTCGATGGTGTTCGGCAATATGGGCGAGACCTCGGCGACCGGCGTGGCCTTCACCCGCAACCCGTCGAACGGCGACAACCGCCTGTACGGCGAGTTCCTGATCAACGCCCAGGGCGAGGACGTGGTGGCGGGCATCCGCACGCCGCAGTCCCTGACCAAGGCCGCCCGCGAGGAAATGGGCGATGTCGCCCCCTCGATGGAAGAGGCGATGCCGGAGGTGTTCGGCCAGTTCAAGACGGTCGTGGAGACGCTGGAGCGTCATTACCGCGACATGCAGGACATCGAGTTCACCGTGGAGCAGGGCAAGCTCTACATGCTGCAGACCCGCAACGGGAAGCGCACCGCCAAGGCCGCGCTGAAGATCGCGGTCGACATGGCGGCTGAAGGCGTGATCTCTAAGTCGGAAGCCGTGGGCCGCGTCGAGCCCGCCTCGCTGGACCAACTGCTTCACCCGACCATCGATCCGTCAGCCCATCGCGACGTGATCGCCAAAGGCCTCCCGGCCTCGCCCGGCGCGGCCACGGGCAAGATCGTCTTCGACAGCGACGCCGCCGAGAAGGCCGCCGCCAATGGCGAGTCGGTGATCCTGGTGCGCGAAGAGACCTCGCCGGAAGACATCCACGGCATGCACGCCGCGCGCGGCATCATCACCGCCCGGGGCGGCATGACCAGCCACGCGGCCGTCGTGGCGCGCGGCATGGGCCGGGCGTGCGTCTCGGGCGCCGGCGACGTGGCCATCTTTGAGAAGGAGGGCCTCTTCCGCGTCCGTGGTCGCGAGTTCAAGGCCGGTGAGATCATCACCATCGACGGCTCGACCGGCGACATCCTGGCCGGCGCGCCGAAGATGATCGAACCTGAGCTGACCGGCGATTTCGCCACCCTGATGGGCTGGGCCGACGAGGTTCGCCGCCTGAAGGTGCGCGCCAACGCCGAAACGCCGCTGGACGCCAAGACCGCCCGCCAGTTCGGCGCGGAAGGCATCGGCCTTTGCCGCACCGAGCACATGTTCTTTGACGACACCCGGATCGCCGCCGTGCGCGAGATGATCCTGGCTGACGACGAGAAGGGACGCCGCGCGGCGCTCGCCAAGATCGCGCCGTTCCAGAAGGCCGACTTCGTCGAGCTGTTCACGATCATGGAAGGCCTGCCGGTCACGATCCGTCTGCTGGATCCGCCGCTGCACGAGTTCCTGCCGCACACCGAGGAAGACGTTCAGGCCGTCGCACAGGCTACCGGCCTCGACGCCGCCAAGCTGATGCGTCGCGCCAAGGAACTGCACGAGACCAACCCCATGCTCGGCCATCGCGGCTGCCGCCTGGGCGTCTCGTATCCCGAGATCTACGAGATGCAGGTGCGCGCCATCCTCGAGGCGGCGTGCGAGATCGCCAAGTCCGGCAAGGCTGCTCCGGTCCCCGAGATCATGCACCCGCTGGTCGCCAAGGGCGAGGAGATGAAGTACCTGCGTGACCTGACAGACCGTGTCGCCAAGGCGGTGCTGGAAGAGCAGGGCGTGGCCTTGGAGTACACTGTCGGCACCATGATCGAACTGCCCCGCGCGGCCCTGCGCGCTGGCGACCTGGCGGCTAACGCCGAGTTCTTCAGCTTCGGCACCAATGACCTGACCCAGACGACGTTCGGCATCAGCCGCGACGACGCCGGCAAGTTCCTGAACGCCTATATCGAAAAGGGCATCTTCGATAAGGACCCCTTCGTCAGTCTCGACCAGGACGGCGTTGGCGACCTGATCCGCATCGCCGCCGAGCGTGGCCGCGCGGCTCGTCCGGACGTCAAGCTGGGCATCTGCGGCGAGCATGGCGGCGATCCGGCCTCGATCGGCTTCTGCGAGAAGGTCGGCCTCGACTACGTGTCGTGCTCGCCCTACCGCGTGCCGATCGCGCGTCTGGCGGCCGCCCAGGCGGCGCTGGCCAACAAGGGCTAG